In one Hyphomicrobium sp. 99 genomic region, the following are encoded:
- a CDS encoding type II secretion system F family protein, whose amino-acid sequence MGEVDLLSVLVPLLAALAFAGAVFAFAYPYFADDRQAKRLKSVAGVRSARLASATGELPSSRRKSVADTLKEIDDRNGSKKVTLSLKLMRAGSKMTPREFYIASALLGGLLASISIFIVELPLAGTVVVAFVGGFGLPRWILNKMINRRQQKFVGQMANAIDVVVRGIKSGLPLNDCIQVISRESPEPLASEFREVVEQQRLGLSIADGLERMCERMPLPEMRFLTIVIGIQQQSGGNLSEALANLANVLRDRQMLALKVKALSAEAKASAIVLASLPPGVMSMVYLSSPGYIMPLFTTTMGQFMVAVGAVWMMTGVLIMKKMINFKF is encoded by the coding sequence ATGGGTGAGGTGGATCTCCTTTCAGTATTGGTGCCGCTGCTTGCAGCGTTGGCCTTTGCGGGCGCGGTATTCGCATTCGCTTACCCCTATTTCGCCGATGATCGGCAAGCGAAGCGATTAAAGAGTGTCGCCGGTGTGCGAAGCGCCCGGCTTGCGAGCGCCACCGGCGAGTTGCCGAGCAGCCGCAGGAAATCGGTTGCGGATACGTTGAAGGAGATCGACGATCGCAATGGCAGCAAGAAGGTCACGCTCAGCCTGAAGCTGATGCGGGCCGGCTCCAAAATGACGCCGCGTGAATTCTATATCGCCAGCGCTTTGCTCGGCGGTCTTTTGGCGTCGATCTCGATCTTCATCGTCGAGCTGCCATTAGCGGGTACAGTCGTCGTCGCGTTTGTCGGCGGCTTTGGACTGCCGCGCTGGATTCTGAACAAAATGATCAACCGCCGCCAACAGAAGTTCGTTGGGCAAATGGCGAACGCGATCGACGTCGTGGTGCGCGGCATCAAGTCAGGTTTGCCGCTGAACGACTGTATTCAGGTCATTTCGCGCGAAAGCCCGGAACCGCTTGCGAGCGAATTCCGCGAAGTCGTCGAGCAGCAAAGGCTTGGGCTTTCAATCGCAGATGGGCTCGAACGGATGTGCGAGCGGATGCCGCTGCCGGAAATGCGCTTTCTGACGATCGTCATCGGCATCCAGCAGCAGTCGGGCGGAAACCTGTCCGAAGCGCTTGCGAACCTTGCGAACGTCCTTCGTGACCGGCAAATGCTGGCTCTCAAGGTCAAAGCGCTTTCCGCCGAGGCGAAGGCGTCGGCTATCGTGCTCGCCTCGTTGCCGCCGGGCGTCATGTCGATGGTTTATCTTTCGTCGCCTGGTTACATCATGCCGCTTTTCACGACGACCATGGGTCAATTCATGGTTGCCGTGGGCGCGGTGTGGATGATGACGGGCGTGCTCATCATGAAGAAGATGATCAACTTCAAATTCTAG
- a CDS encoding response regulator, translating to MTKNATASLSDEPFLDNAGSPDIHPADRARPIPRISIQAFCDDAYVAEALQHAADDRRLSKAHVSVHMGGIGAAVAHYIDSPTPNLIILDSALKASQLLADLDRLAESCDPGTKVIVVGRHNDVVLYRELLRRGVAEYLVAPVDPMALMESISNLYNNPETDPVGHVFAFIGAKGGVGSSTICHNVAWTMSEVLKSGVTIADLDLAFGTTGLDFNQDPVQGIAEALATPERLDDQLLDRLLTKCSQHLSIFAAPVVLDRDYDISPEACAIVIDVARQNVPFVAVDLPHGWSPWSKHVLLQADEVVITAVPDLANLRNAKNIVDFLKTSRKNDEKPHLILNMANVPKRQEISVKEFEQALGLKVISVIDYDSETFSQAANNGQMVGEFSSKAKAIEKFHDLAFKLTRRKDTKAEKQSSPLSAIAPILEKLKLKR from the coding sequence GGATATCCATCCGGCGGATCGCGCCCGTCCGATCCCGCGCATTTCAATCCAGGCATTTTGTGACGATGCGTACGTTGCGGAAGCGCTTCAGCATGCCGCCGACGACCGCCGATTGTCGAAGGCGCATGTCAGCGTTCATATGGGCGGTATCGGCGCTGCCGTTGCGCACTATATCGACAGTCCGACGCCCAATCTGATCATCCTCGACAGCGCGCTGAAAGCTAGCCAGCTGCTCGCTGATCTCGACCGCTTAGCTGAGAGCTGCGATCCCGGGACGAAGGTTATCGTTGTAGGCCGCCATAACGACGTCGTCCTTTACCGCGAACTGCTGAGGCGCGGTGTTGCGGAGTATCTCGTCGCGCCAGTCGATCCGATGGCGTTGATGGAGAGCATCTCAAATCTTTACAATAATCCTGAAACGGACCCCGTCGGTCATGTCTTCGCGTTCATCGGCGCGAAAGGCGGTGTCGGATCGTCGACCATTTGCCACAACGTGGCGTGGACGATGTCGGAGGTTCTGAAGTCGGGCGTCACGATTGCCGATCTCGATCTCGCGTTCGGCACCACGGGTCTCGATTTCAACCAGGACCCGGTACAGGGAATTGCGGAAGCACTTGCGACGCCTGAACGTCTCGACGATCAGCTTCTCGATCGCCTGCTCACCAAATGCTCGCAGCATCTTTCAATTTTTGCGGCTCCGGTCGTGCTCGATCGCGACTACGATATTTCGCCGGAAGCCTGCGCCATCGTCATAGATGTGGCGCGCCAGAACGTACCGTTTGTTGCCGTCGATCTTCCGCATGGGTGGTCACCATGGTCGAAGCACGTTCTGCTGCAGGCCGACGAGGTCGTCATCACGGCCGTGCCTGATCTTGCGAACCTGCGGAACGCCAAGAACATCGTGGATTTTCTGAAGACGTCGCGAAAGAACGACGAGAAGCCCCATCTCATCCTGAATATGGCGAATGTGCCGAAGCGGCAGGAAATCAGCGTCAAGGAATTCGAGCAGGCGCTGGGGCTCAAGGTTATTTCGGTCATCGACTACGACTCGGAAACCTTCAGCCAGGCCGCGAACAACGGTCAGATGGTCGGCGAGTTCAGCTCGAAGGCCAAGGCTATCGAGAAGTTTCACGATCTGGCGTTCAAGCTAACACGCCGTAAAGACACTAAAGCGGAAAAGCAGAGTTCGCCGCTGTCGGCCATCGCGCCGATCCTGGAGAAGTTGAAGCTTAAGCGTTGA
- a CDS encoding CpaF family protein, whose product MFGRRSNDSPPEKRVAPQAPAPQAAVAAIEPRASAPARTTIPASPAMQRAPEPVAESQRRHSEEYYDVKTTVFNALIDTIDLTQLSKLDGIAAREEIRDIVSEIIQIKNVVMSIAEQEELLEDICNDVLGYGPLEPLLARDDIADIMVNGAGTTFIEVAGKVQKTNVRFADNQQLMNICQRMVSQVGRRVDESSPICDARLPDGSRVNVIAPPLAIDGPALTIRKFRKDRLRLDQLVKYGSITPDAKTILEIIGRVRCNVLISGGTGSGKTTLLNCLTGSIDHDERIITCEDSAELQLQQPHVVRLETRPPNLEGEGEIKMRDLIKNCLRMRPERIIVGEVRGAEAFDLLQAMNTGHDGSMGTLHANSPREALSRLESMIMQGGYALPIKTIREMICGSVDVIVQASRLRDGSRKITHITEVLGMEEETITLQNLIVYEITGEDAHGKLIGRHRSTGITRPRFMERAEYYGEAERLMTALVASEIEDKHGSPLGDRNG is encoded by the coding sequence ATGTTCGGTAGGCGCTCGAACGATTCACCGCCGGAGAAGCGCGTCGCGCCGCAGGCTCCTGCACCGCAGGCCGCTGTTGCCGCTATCGAGCCGCGCGCATCGGCGCCGGCGCGGACAACCATTCCGGCAAGTCCCGCGATGCAACGGGCGCCTGAGCCGGTCGCTGAATCCCAGCGGCGCCATTCGGAAGAGTACTACGACGTCAAGACGACGGTCTTCAATGCGTTGATCGATACGATCGATCTCACGCAGCTGTCGAAGCTCGACGGTATCGCGGCGCGCGAAGAAATTCGCGATATCGTCAGCGAAATCATTCAAATCAAAAACGTCGTGATGTCGATTGCCGAGCAGGAAGAGCTGCTCGAAGACATTTGCAACGACGTTCTGGGCTATGGCCCGCTCGAACCGCTTCTCGCGCGTGACGACATCGCCGACATCATGGTGAACGGCGCGGGCACGACCTTCATCGAAGTCGCCGGCAAGGTTCAAAAGACCAATGTCCGGTTCGCCGACAATCAGCAGCTGATGAATATCTGTCAGCGTATGGTCAGCCAGGTTGGCCGGCGCGTCGATGAATCGAGTCCGATTTGCGACGCGCGTCTTCCCGATGGATCGCGCGTCAACGTTATCGCACCGCCGCTCGCCATCGATGGGCCTGCGCTCACGATCCGAAAGTTCCGGAAAGATCGTCTGCGTCTTGATCAGTTGGTCAAATACGGCTCGATCACACCGGATGCGAAGACGATCCTCGAGATCATCGGGCGCGTACGCTGCAACGTGCTGATTTCCGGGGGCACGGGTTCGGGCAAGACGACGCTGCTCAACTGTCTCACGGGTTCGATCGACCACGATGAGCGCATCATCACGTGCGAAGATTCGGCCGAGCTTCAACTTCAGCAGCCCCACGTCGTGCGTCTTGAAACACGTCCGCCCAACCTCGAGGGCGAGGGCGAGATCAAGATGCGCGATCTCATCAAGAACTGCCTGCGTATGCGGCCTGAGCGGATCATCGTCGGCGAGGTCCGCGGCGCTGAAGCTTTCGATTTGCTGCAGGCTATGAACACGGGCCACGATGGTTCGATGGGCACCTTGCACGCCAACAGTCCGCGCGAGGCTTTGAGCCGTCTTGAATCGATGATCATGCAGGGCGGCTACGCGCTGCCGATCAAGACCATTCGCGAAATGATTTGCGGCTCCGTCGATGTCATCGTCCAGGCGTCGCGTTTGCGCGACGGATCGCGCAAGATCACCCACATCACCGAAGTGCTCGGGATGGAAGAGGAGACGATCACGCTCCAGAACCTGATCGTCTACGAAATTACCGGCGAGGATGCGCACGGCAAGCTGATCGGCAGACACCGCTCTACGGGTATCACGCGGCCGCGCTTCATGGAGCGTGCGGAATATTACGGCGAGGCCGAACGGCTTATGACGGCGCTTGTCGCATCTGAAATCGAAGACAAGCACGGCAGTCCGTTGGGAGATCGCAATGGGTGA
- a CDS encoding type II secretion system F family protein: MTSFVNTVMDPQFIATMLAAFCVFATVLTVALPMLQRDQMNRRMKEMAIERSKMRSARLAEMATKDRQQGGRLRSTPKGFMQRVVDQLKLRERFDNEELRENLKRAGLRGQANIVSFMFFRVAAPIVLFFFALFYFFVIYDTGYPPTINVLMALAAGFLGFYVPNMFISNRVQKRQMAIKQAWPDALDMLLICVQSGMSVEAGFAKVGKEIVAQSIELAEEMMLTTAELSYLQERRQAYENLAKRTGLPGVKAVMTALVQAERYGTPVGQALRTMAKENREIRQSEAERKAAALPPKLTVPMIVFFLPVLFIVILGPAGISYMEMQK, from the coding sequence ATGACGTCATTCGTCAATACGGTAATGGACCCGCAATTCATCGCGACGATGCTGGCGGCGTTCTGCGTATTCGCAACCGTTTTGACGGTGGCGCTGCCGATGTTGCAGCGTGACCAGATGAACCGGCGCATGAAAGAAATGGCGATCGAGCGCAGCAAAATGCGCTCGGCGCGTCTTGCCGAAATGGCGACGAAGGACCGACAGCAGGGTGGGCGGCTCAGGTCCACGCCGAAGGGCTTCATGCAGCGGGTCGTTGATCAGCTGAAGCTACGCGAGCGTTTCGATAATGAGGAATTGCGCGAAAACCTGAAGCGCGCCGGTCTTCGCGGGCAGGCGAACATCGTGTCGTTCATGTTCTTTCGCGTCGCCGCGCCGATCGTGCTTTTCTTTTTTGCGCTGTTCTATTTCTTCGTTATCTACGATACCGGCTACCCGCCGACGATCAACGTTCTCATGGCGCTGGCGGCGGGTTTCCTCGGCTTTTACGTGCCGAACATGTTCATCTCCAACCGCGTGCAGAAGCGGCAGATGGCGATCAAGCAGGCGTGGCCGGATGCGCTCGACATGCTTTTGATCTGTGTCCAATCGGGCATGTCGGTCGAGGCGGGTTTTGCGAAAGTCGGAAAGGAAATCGTCGCTCAATCGATCGAGCTTGCCGAAGAGATGATGCTGACGACGGCCGAGCTTTCATATCTGCAGGAGCGCCGGCAAGCTTACGAAAATCTCGCAAAGCGCACGGGCCTTCCCGGTGTCAAAGCGGTTATGACGGCGCTTGTACAAGCCGAACGTTACGGTACGCCGGTTGGTCAGGCGCTTCGAACGATGGCGAAGGAGAACCGCGAGATTCGTCAGTCGGAGGCCGAGCGGAAGGCTGCGGCTCTGCCACCGAAGCTTACGGTTCCGATGATCGTGTTCTTCCTGCCGGTGCTTTTCATCGTCATTCTCGGGCCGGCCGGCATCTCGTACATGGAGATGCAAAAGTAA